The DNA region AGCTTGTAGATTAGAAGATCTGCATATGATATGTATAACACAACTAGCTTTCTGTACAGTAAAATCCAATGAGAAACTGTTGAATTCCGCAAGAGTTTGCTATTGGACAATAGTTTCTACTAAACAGAAATATTTAATCAGCATGAGATTCATATGATGCATTCATAATGAAGCTAAGACGTTGTTGACTTGGAAAACCactataaaaaattgtatttagGGAGTggaatttataaactttataaaaaaaattaaatatttagaaataatttgagaagattagttttatcttttataataaatttcagatatttatgaaaattttacaaacaaatttgaaaaatggTATCAAATTTGAGATAAAACTTAGTATTCCTTCAGTAACATTAACAACTGACCAATAGTGGAAAAATGCCTAAAATTATTTGCCTAATCTTGTCAAGTGCTATCTACGTTCAGACGAATTATATGGATATATCAAGTATGATAGAATGGTCTTTGTGGGACAAGGACAACAAATGCTTGACAACATTGTACATTCGTTTAATATCTTCCAAAGGTATTTTAGGTAGTAAGGCTATGTGAAATGAACTATGGATGAGATTTAAGTATCTTTCAGCTTGCGTGCCTAATATTCCAATGTATTTAGAACCTCACATGCATTCTACAAAGAATGTTCTAATTCGACGTAATACAGGACATGTAAAACCCAACACACTATATTTTATAGATGTTTaaaatcaaatgtaaaatattCGAGATACAATAGACATATGTTTTTACCATTTAGATATCCTCTTAAAAGCAACTCGACAAATGGTATTATctttaaatatagaaaatattgtAAAAAGTAACACGTTCTCtcctttttttgaaaaaataacataatattaataGTTCCATAACCTTAGTATTTAAAGATGCTTTCGAAAATCATAGAAGCTTCCTCTAGTAACAACCACGTGTGAAGCACCCCGCCacatctatactaataaaaatagCCTTTTGAAGTTCCAGGGAGCGTCCACATCAACGGAAAAAAATTCACGGGAGAATGCCACGTGGCATTGTtattaaaaagagagaaaataaataataaataaatatactatataagtaaaaacaaataataagtaaatatacatataagaaataaaaatattacattaaacatatatttgaaaaagaataagtaaatatacaatataagaaaaaagtaaatattatttttttaaaagaatataatataagaaatattacataaaatgttcataatgtattattaccattttatattaaaagttgaataaataaattcaaaattagaataaaaatatatacaatataagaaatgggagtattacattttttacatttagtttatatttttattacttcaaaaaaaaactaaatgtaatatttcccAAAAGATGCCAGCTGacattattaaaacaaaaagtaaatatgaaatataaagaaaatgaacaataattaaatctatactaataaaaggAAGTTTTTGAGGCTCCATAAGATGTCCacatcatcaaaaaaaattcttcaaaagATGACATGTGGTATtacgaaaataaataaataaatatacaataaaaaatgaaaatataacattaaacatctatcgtaatattatcagttaatataaaaacaagaaaattagaataagtaaatatacaatatagcaaaataaaaataagtaaatatgcaattaaaataaaaaaaaactaaattaaacatctatataaaaatttaaagtaaaataaacaataaaaatatacaatatgagaaataaaaataacattttattaaatatctattgtaatattagaatctattgtaatattagaataagtaaaaaaaactaaacattaaaaaatctataatataagaaataaaaaaaattacattaaacatctaatGTAATATTATGATTTggtataaaagaaaaagaaattaaaataagtaaatataaattaaatatatatctgaaaatatatatagtaaaataaataataattaaatatagaatataagaaatacaaatgtttaaaaatctattataatataaaaataataataataataaataaatatacaatataataaatagaaaactacattaaacatctatatgAAAAATGTATGGTAAAACAAATACTAAgcaaatatacattttataagaaaaataaagattacattaaacatctatcgtgatattaccatttgatataaaataaaaaatagaataaataaacatacaatataagaaaaataaataataagcaaatatacaatataagaaaaataaataataagtaaatatactatataagaaataagaaataaaaatgttacattaaacatatatcataatattatcatttgatattaaagcaataaatttagaataagtaaatatacaaaataagaaaaataaataataagtaaatttacaatataaaaattgaaaaactaaaCTCAATATTGtctgaaaaaattatattaaaataaataataagtaaatatacaatataaaaatatagataatacattaaacatctattgtTATATTAGATACgtaaataaactatataataaaaataaatattagttatatgtaCAATatacaaaagagaaaaactatattaaacatctatgtgaaaaaaattatagtgaaataaatatacaatataagaaactgAAATAtgacattaaacatctatcgtaatattacatttaatataaaagcaagaaaattagaaatgggaaactatattaaacatctatctaaaaatgtatagtttttgttttttacaaaGGAAATATGTGTAAATATACATTATGTGTAGTTAGATACATTTTTCTATATGTTACTCCTTGTGCTATTGTTTtctatttctattaaaaataaatattaattatatgtacAATAATTTTAATGTAAGAATATGAAAACTCTCTATTATGCAAACCATAAATACAAAGCACTTATGTATTCAtacaaacatttaaaaatacaacgtgaaaaaaatagatatatagttaatatttaaaaatcaaaatgcataaaatataaatagaagaaATCATCAAATAGTGTCCAAGTCTGAATACAAATCTCAATTTCATAAAAGTTACGTGgcattaaattataaaataataataggtAAATATGCAATAGAAGAaacagaaatattatattaaatatctattataataCATTCGATACAAAGGCCAAAGAATcagaataattaaatatacaatataagaaaaaataaataataaataaaaagaaataatacattaaatatctctataaaaatatatatatttacatttttaagtaactatataatataagaaataaaaatactaaattaaaagtttatctgaaaaatgtatagttttacatttttattattttcaaatatttagaCGAAAAACTGCTTATCTCGCTCTCAAACACAtcattataaatgtttttgtaataaaataaaactgatcCTGACTCATATGACAAGATGAGCTATCGAAGGTGAAATAATCACATGTACACATGTTGTTGAAAGAATATCACTCCCAAAACTCGCTACCCCAACGAAAGTAACGGTAAAACACAAATAAATCTATCATAAACAACTGCAATACAAGGATCCAGTGACACAACCaaatatatcataaacaaacacatCCGGCATAAACACACCACGATTATTAGTTAAATGTGtcttatttttcaaaaatagtcGATATGACATATCGTTAACAGTTAAAttagaataaactttaaatatttatattttataatttgtaatttgATCTGTAAAATGATTAGATTCtatttatataagtttataatttgaaaaataaatagacaaatttgacttgataaaatttaatttattttttagatagaaataaaaatattttaaatatatttaaattatttttatattattgtcCTTTAATCCTAGTATCCCATAATGATCACCACCAGTCTTGATATTTCGTGCGTGTATATAAGTGGTGCATTAATAAGATCAATTCTCGTAAATCCATAAACAATAACTCAAGAGTCGttgacaaaaccaaaaaaaaactcccCAAAAAGTCAAAATATGCTTTAGACCATCCATTTCCCCGTTAAAAACTCCACATAAATCTCTATCCTCCTTGCCAACCAAAATCTTAGAGCACATCCTCATCTTTCTTATTCATAGCTCTCATAACTCCAACACCAACAAAAAACtccctaaacaaaaaaaaaagtaagaagaGTTTTTCATTATTCTCTAACTttcttgttttaaaattaagaatttgACTTCTGTGACAAATATCTTAAGAAAGAGATGAGGAACGAAACGGGTGGTACCATGGTCGTTGATCTCCAAACCGATCCATATAATAGCAATCACCACCTTAGCGATAATGGTCACAACCCGCGGCCAAAATTTGGTGATATACTGAAATCTGACCACGACGGAATATtccctcctgaagatcccatcaTTATCAACACCAACTTAACTCACCCCCGGTTTAGCAACGTCTCGGCCTCGACCATGGGCAGCAGCGGTCCGGCCAGCGGAGAAGGTTCTCCTTGCGTGATGTCTCCTTGGGCCCGTATGTCGACCCCTTGGCCCGCAGATTTTAACGAAGACAGTGTCCTCGAGACCAACGGTCTCATTGGCTCTATTGTACGTGAAGAAGGGCATATATACTCGCTAGCCGCTTCTGGTGACCTTCTCTACACGGGCTCAGACTCCAAGAACATTAGGGTTTGGAAGAATTTGAAGGACTACACCGGGTTTAAAGCAAGCAGTGGCCTCATTAAGGCTATTGTGATATCTGGAGACCGGATCTTTACCGGCCATCAGGACGGTAAGATCCGGGTCTGGAAGGTTTCGAAGAAAAAGGCGGGAAAGTACAAACGTGTTGGAACATTGCCAACGCTGAAGTCCATGGTCAAGAGCAGCGTAAACCCTAAGCATTACATGGAGGCACGTCGCAATAAAAACTCCGTGAAAACAAAGCATAAGGACGCCGTGTCGAGTCTTAGCATGGACGTGGAGCTTGGTTTGTTGTACTCCAGTTCTTGGGATAGGACGATCAAAGTGTGGAGAGTCTCGGACTCGAAATGTTTGGAATCGATACAAGCGCACGATGACGCGATAAACTCGGTGATGTGTGGTTTCGATGACTTGGTGTTCACGGGATCTGCGGATGGCACGGTTAAAGTGTGGAAACGTGAGATGCAAGTCAAAGGAACCAGGCACGTTTTGGTTCAAGTTTTGCTTGAGCAAGAAAACGCGGTCACGGCATTGGCTGTAATATCGAAGTCTTTGATGGTATATTCCGGTTCCTCGGACGGGGTGGTGAACTACTGGGAGCGTTCCACGCGTGTATTCATCGGTGGAGTACTCAAAGGGCACAAGTCCGCCGTGTTATGTCTCACTGTAGCGGGGAACATGTTATTGAGTGGTTCAGCCGACAAGAACATATGTGTCTGGAGGAGGGAGCCCTCTGATGGATCTCATCAGTGTCTGACTGTTTTGACGGGACACATGGGACCAGTCAAGTGTCTAGCCGTGGAGGAGGAAGGAGCTTGCCGTGGTAAAGAAGCAAAAGTCTGTGTGGTCAATGAAGGTGACCGGAAGTGGATAGTATACAGCGGAAGTTTGGACAAATCGGTTAAAGTGTGGCGTGTGTCGGAGAAGATGGCGACGGGGAGGGAGACAGACGAGCCAGCAGCATCTTCTGGATGGGAGAGCTCTTCGTCTATGCGTGAAGGGAGTGGCGCGTGGAGTTTAGgagattttgaataataaaataaaaaggagtGGATGGGAGCATAGTGTGGTTGGTTTATTCACGTAAATGTCACGTTGTTGATCAGTCACAATGATCGGATTATTGTTTTCAATTCTATGACGATGTCACGATGAGGTTTGTGGCAAGTCAGCTGGTGAGTGAGTCAATGTCGGGTTGATGGTTTTCACGTTATGAATTTTCctaattttttctaaaagagaaaatgtttcaaaagatgaagttgtattattattaaaagaacAAAGACTGAATCAAAGACGTTTGTGTTTCTTGTGTTCTTTGTCGTGGTTGCCAcgttataatttgaaaatttgatgAGTCGTCAAGTCTTTGCTAGAATCGCGCTAGAATTGGTATTTCTAAAGAATATATGATCTTTAGTTTGTTTGGTTTTTGTGTATGCAGAGCATGGCAACCAGATCTCTTGATAACACACTGTAAGAGGTTTGTAAAAAATCTTATcatatttgatttgtttttggtACGTTTTCTTTTCATCTAGACAGCAAAACATCAAGTATCACCAACAAAATTCAAGGTATCATTTGTTCCAGAGATGGAGAGAATATGCATTCTTTCCAGACAGAGTAAGAGAGAATATGCATTCTTTCCAGACAGAGTAATTTATAAGGGAAAGGAAACATGGAGATATACAGCATTCGTTACAGGAAAACTTATTTGTAATTTTcaattatagattttttagaCCTAATCTATCTTTTAAGTGAAAGAAAGAACATACCTActcttttgaattttgatattACTAGTCATATAACAAAAGTTTAATGGTTAAAAATTCAAACTACAACAATAATTGAAAAAAGTAGTcattgtggatttttttttatattttgtttggcGATACGCTAGAAAATCTAGAGTAACGATGGATCATTGATTTGAGACCTATCGCCTTGGTGACACATGGGACCATAGAAAAACAGCTCCAAATATAGTTAAATACAACACGGACCAAAAAAACTATCAAATTGGTATAACGGCACATCCGGTTTACTAATAACAGCGCAATTTCCAGTTATTATTAGAGAAAGAATATCGACAGAAAAATGTAAACCATGAAAAATGTTTACTGAATCTTCTTACGGTGTAAAATAAGTTAGTCAGACATACTcctaaaccaaactaaaccgagATTAGGCATATTTATAATTTGAACCAAGACTAAACCAAAATTCAACGTGATGGCTGGGATAGGAAAGAACACGGTTTCACGAAACTACCCTCTCTTTGACCCGCTCAACGCCTTCCGCAAAACGCACCGTTTACTAACTAACAAACCCCGCGTTGACGGCGAGAATTTTCCCGGAAAAAAATAACTTTCAACTTCCCTTTCTTTCGGGGACACAcagacaagaaaagaaaagaagagaggaaaaaaacaaaagagaaagtCTTCCCTCTTAGTCCAATGGTTCGTCTTCTACTAACTGAGAGATAAATCATCTGTCTCTCTATAACTCCTTAATCCCCgagaaaaacaacaacaacctctTTCTATACGAATTAGGTAAGAAGATGGCTGCTGTTTTAAGAAAGTTATTACTACCTTTAGCATCATCATCACCGATTCCTAAAAACGATGATCACCACGATAGCAGTGACGAAGACGATAGTAATAGTTTTCAAATTGATTATTCATTTGCCAACGAGTACAAAGGTCCTCTTATCGCTAATCTCCCACGAGCTGTTCCTGTCGAACTCGATCAGATTCCGACCGCTCTTCCCGTTTCCTTCACTTCCTTGTCGCGTGGTGTCTCTTACCCTGTGGTCCAACCTCTCGTTAGGACTAGTAAGGttaccaagaagaagaagaacggttTGGTTGATGATTCTGTAGCTTCTTGTCCTAGTGTGGTCTTAAAGCCGCATCATGTGGTTTCTGGCTCatcctcctcatcatcatcagcgGCAGAAGTAAGAGAAATTACATTAGACTCTGATGGTGAGGATTGTTCCATTGGAGGAAATGGGAACCGTGTGAGATTCGTTGAACCACCGAGTCAAGGAGGCGATGAAAGCTCTTACTTTTACGATGAGGAGAGTGTGGCTGCTGCTCCAACGCCTAGAGCCGAGAGGAGAGGTAAAAAAGGGTCGTGCTACCGATGCCTGACGGGGAACAGGTTCACCGAGAAGGAAGTCTGCATCGTCTGCCACGCCAAGTACTGTTTCAACTGCGTGCGTCGCGCTATGGGTGCCATGCCTGAAGGAAGGAAGTGCGTGACTTGCATTGGTCTCCGTATCGATGAGTGCAAGAGAGTGAGTCTGGGAAAGTGTTCGAGAATGCTGAAGCAGCTTCTCA from Raphanus sativus cultivar WK10039 chromosome 8, ASM80110v3, whole genome shotgun sequence includes:
- the LOC108821490 gene encoding protein JINGUBANG-like, which codes for MRNETGGTMVVDLQTDPYNSNHHLSDNGHNPRPKFGDILKSDHDGIFPPEDPIIINTNLTHPRFSNVSASTMGSSGPASGEGSPCVMSPWARMSTPWPADFNEDSVLETNGLIGSIVREEGHIYSLAASGDLLYTGSDSKNIRVWKNLKDYTGFKASSGLIKAIVISGDRIFTGHQDGKIRVWKVSKKKAGKYKRVGTLPTLKSMVKSSVNPKHYMEARRNKNSVKTKHKDAVSSLSMDVELGLLYSSSWDRTIKVWRVSDSKCLESIQAHDDAINSVMCGFDDLVFTGSADGTVKVWKREMQVKGTRHVLVQVLLEQENAVTALAVISKSLMVYSGSSDGVVNYWERSTRVFIGGVLKGHKSAVLCLTVAGNMLLSGSADKNICVWRREPSDGSHQCLTVLTGHMGPVKCLAVEEEGACRGKEAKVCVVNEGDRKWIVYSGSLDKSVKVWRVSEKMATGRETDEPAASSGWESSSSMREGSGAWSLGDFE